In candidate division KSB1 bacterium, one DNA window encodes the following:
- a CDS encoding tetratricopeptide repeat protein has protein sequence MSNHADSKLLAGAVVVFTGKLFAFSRRQAQELVRRLGGQAPPRVTRETTMLVIGEEGYLANIVKSNKLKRAEAINASGGRIRILSEAEFLEMTGQESRAALEKKFYSLARIQRVFPRLRPDLVRYFAHWGLFTPAVKTNAEHYYEFKDLLTFRQIDELLQQKLPLRTIAQRILAGRQPSPQTVLEFEEYKPKGAVVALTPKPAVTELPRTAEDWYHLGYAADGNPETYDQAIAAYENALAMKPDFVEALINLANIHCHRRELPRAAELLERAQAVDENNHLVCYNLANLYDELGETGKALQLYQRALTLFPEYEPAIFNLAVVYEKLGMREAARMQWQRYLQLDPSGEWAAIAREHLQDSPE, from the coding sequence ATGTCCAATCACGCTGACTCCAAACTTCTTGCCGGCGCCGTGGTGGTGTTTACGGGCAAGCTCTTCGCATTTTCACGACGGCAGGCGCAGGAATTGGTGCGCCGCCTGGGCGGCCAGGCGCCGCCGCGCGTCACCAGGGAAACCACCATGCTGGTGATCGGCGAGGAGGGCTATCTCGCCAACATCGTGAAGAGCAACAAGCTCAAGCGTGCGGAGGCGATCAATGCCAGCGGCGGCCGTATCCGCATTCTCTCCGAAGCCGAATTCCTCGAAATGACCGGCCAGGAAAGCAGAGCCGCACTCGAGAAAAAATTCTATTCCCTGGCCCGCATTCAACGCGTGTTTCCGCGGCTGCGGCCGGATCTGGTGCGTTACTTCGCGCATTGGGGCCTGTTCACGCCCGCGGTCAAAACCAACGCCGAACACTACTACGAGTTCAAAGATCTGCTCACCTTCCGGCAAATCGACGAGCTGCTCCAACAGAAACTGCCCCTGCGCACGATCGCGCAGCGCATTCTGGCCGGCCGGCAACCCTCGCCGCAGACGGTGCTCGAGTTCGAAGAGTACAAGCCCAAAGGCGCGGTGGTGGCGCTCACCCCCAAACCCGCCGTCACCGAGCTGCCGCGCACCGCGGAAGACTGGTACCACCTGGGTTATGCAGCGGATGGCAATCCCGAAACCTACGATCAGGCCATTGCCGCCTATGAAAACGCGCTCGCCATGAAGCCGGATTTTGTCGAAGCCCTGATCAATCTCGCCAACATTCACTGTCACCGCCGCGAACTGCCGCGGGCGGCGGAGCTGCTCGAACGCGCGCAGGCGGTGGATGAGAACAACCATCTCGTCTGCTACAATCTCGCCAACCTCTACGATGAGTTGGGGGAGACCGGCAAGGCACTGCAACTTTATCAGCGCGCCCTCACCCTCTTCCCCGAATATGAACCCGCGATTTTCAACCTCGCCGTGGTTTATGAGAAACTCGGCATGCGGGAGGCGGCGCGCATGCAATGGCAGCGTTATTTGCAGCTCGATCCCTCGGGCGAATGGGCGGCCATTGCCCGCGAGCATCTGCAGGACAGCCCGGAATAG
- a CDS encoding Ku protein produces the protein MRALWTGRLQFSLFDFPVKIYSATQAHEISLNLLHAPCLSKIKYEKRCPLHGPVLEDELIKGYEYEAGKFVTLSEAELEALAPKTQRTLQIFFFVEQAALEPLRFDTPYYLAPDGPLAAEAFCNLREAMRPSGKFGIGQMVMNRKQQLVALWVRENLIVVSTLRYDNELRDTAQLDEVNGGLKKNKEGIQMAAALIDKHTKKFRAKNFKDGYQEKLLALIKEKVARLQAAAQMKEVERAATYASPLSGNGGTVRRGMEKAPPVAKKPRRKTGTDEE, from the coding sequence ATGCGAGCGCTGTGGACCGGCCGGCTGCAATTCAGCCTGTTCGACTTTCCGGTAAAAATTTACTCGGCGACGCAAGCGCACGAGATTTCGCTCAACCTGCTGCACGCGCCCTGTCTGTCCAAGATCAAATATGAAAAGCGCTGCCCGCTGCACGGGCCGGTGCTCGAGGATGAACTCATCAAGGGCTATGAATACGAAGCCGGCAAGTTCGTCACCCTGAGCGAAGCCGAGCTGGAGGCGCTCGCGCCCAAAACGCAACGCACGCTGCAAATCTTCTTCTTCGTGGAGCAGGCCGCGCTCGAACCGCTGCGCTTCGACACGCCCTATTATCTGGCGCCCGACGGCCCGCTGGCGGCCGAGGCCTTCTGCAATCTGCGCGAAGCCATGCGCCCCTCCGGCAAATTCGGGATCGGACAAATGGTAATGAACCGCAAGCAGCAGTTGGTGGCGTTATGGGTGCGGGAGAATCTCATCGTTGTCTCGACGCTGCGCTATGACAATGAACTGCGGGATACCGCCCAACTCGACGAGGTCAACGGCGGCCTCAAGAAAAACAAAGAGGGCATTCAAATGGCGGCCGCCCTGATCGACAAACACACCAAAAAATTCCGCGCCAAAAATTTCAAGGATGGGTATCAGGAAAAACTGCTGGCCCTGATCAAGGAGAAGGTTGCCAGGCTGCAGGCTGCTGCCCAGATGAAGGAAGTGGAGAGGGCTGCCACCTATGCCTCGCCGTTGTCGGGCAACGGCGGAACCGTCCGCCGCGGCATGGAAAAAGCACCGCCGGTTGCCAAAAAACCGCGCCGCAAAACCGGCACGGATGAGGAATAA
- a CDS encoding sigma-54 dependent transcriptional regulator has translation MSEKLKLVIIEDNAAMREGLEQVARRQGHEVTAFERAEDALRALSAAPADLIISDYRLPGMNGLELLEKVRALRPGCEVMVVTAFGSIELAVQAMQKGAADFITKPVSPEELTLKLEHFTQRLGQRRQLESLQEQNRYLRQQEEQQFNFGEIIGQAPVMQDVFRMLQKVAPTDASVIIYGESGTGKELVARAIHKNSSRSEGPFVRVNCGALSETLLESELFGHEKGAFTGALKRKLGRFELAQRGTIFLDEVGDISPNLQVKLLRVLQEKEFERVGGEETVQVDVRVIAATHRNLKEEVAAGRFREDLYYRLHIVPITLPALRQRLEDLPLLADHFLQRLGRELRKPRLRLEPAVLEMMKNYHWPGNVRELENVLERAAVLCEDATITLAEVPPLVKDRGAILSLSEDNLDLNKTLAEVERAMLERALARAHGVKAEAARLLGIKTTTLLYKLGKYGLENAQE, from the coding sequence ATGTCTGAAAAACTCAAGCTCGTGATCATCGAAGACAATGCCGCCATGCGGGAGGGGCTGGAGCAGGTCGCCCGGCGCCAGGGGCATGAGGTGACGGCGTTCGAGCGCGCCGAGGACGCACTACGGGCGCTCAGCGCCGCGCCGGCGGATCTGATCATTTCGGATTACCGCCTGCCCGGCATGAACGGCCTGGAGCTGCTGGAGAAAGTCAGGGCACTGCGGCCCGGCTGTGAGGTGATGGTGGTCACCGCGTTCGGCTCCATCGAGCTGGCGGTGCAGGCGATGCAAAAGGGTGCGGCGGACTTCATCACCAAGCCGGTTTCACCGGAGGAGCTGACGCTCAAACTCGAACATTTTACGCAGCGTCTCGGCCAGCGCCGCCAGCTCGAAAGTCTGCAGGAACAGAACCGCTACCTGCGCCAGCAGGAGGAGCAGCAGTTCAATTTTGGTGAAATCATCGGGCAGGCGCCGGTGATGCAGGACGTCTTTCGCATGCTGCAAAAGGTCGCCCCCACCGATGCCAGCGTGATCATCTACGGCGAAAGCGGCACCGGCAAGGAGTTGGTGGCCCGTGCGATTCACAAGAACAGCAGCCGCAGCGAGGGGCCGTTTGTGCGGGTGAACTGCGGCGCGCTGTCGGAAACCCTGCTGGAGTCCGAGCTTTTCGGCCACGAAAAGGGCGCCTTCACCGGCGCGCTCAAACGCAAACTCGGCCGCTTTGAATTGGCACAGCGCGGCACCATTTTCCTGGATGAAGTGGGCGACATCTCGCCGAATCTGCAAGTCAAACTGTTGCGTGTCCTGCAGGAAAAGGAATTCGAGCGCGTCGGTGGCGAAGAAACCGTGCAGGTCGATGTGCGCGTCATTGCCGCCACCCATCGCAATCTCAAGGAGGAGGTCGCGGCCGGCCGTTTCCGCGAAGATTTGTACTACCGCCTGCACATCGTGCCCATCACGCTGCCGGCACTGCGACAGCGTCTGGAGGATTTGCCGCTACTGGCCGATCATTTTCTGCAGCGCCTGGGGCGTGAGCTGCGCAAACCCCGCCTGCGCCTGGAGCCCGCAGTGTTGGAGATGATGAAGAACTATCACTGGCCCGGCAACGTGCGCGAGCTGGAAAACGTGCTCGAGCGCGCCGCCGTGCTTTGCGAAGATGCCACCATCACGCTGGCGGAAGTGCCGCCACTGGTGAAAGATCGCGGCGCGATTCTTTCCCTCAGCGAGGACAACCTCGATTTGAACAAGACGCTCGCAGAAGTCGAACGCGCCATGCTGGAACGGGCACTGGCGCGTGCACACGGGGTGAAGGCGGAAGCCGCACGCCTGCTGGGCATCAAGACCACGACGCTGTTGTACAAATTGGGAAAATACGGCCTGGAAAACGCGCAGGAATAG
- a CDS encoding HAMP domain-containing histidine kinase — MFRPRIRTQLILFLILQVGTLLALAGFYLHGRMRAQIESELADKLVALAVSGAQLVASASGVTPVISLVPGDEASRTVQALRQACAPLLAAGKLNRLVICDRDSRLLFDSRSELAIGSEYVRLRFDREEMMRAWHGWPCAAKLFFDAQQRPFKAAYAPLTEGGEVRALVGIEGSAASLAAVAEMQRVLWSIAALGLLAAALSGIIFAQRLTSPLERLRAAAQAIGHGAPSVSFEVKGTEEIRFLAQTMQQMHTAIVNREQNLHLMLAGVAHEIRNPLGGIELFAGMLESDAPAALKPQVQRIRAEVRRLENTVRDFLDYARPRPSVRQQVRVRPIIEDVHTHLHSLHPAVTWRLRVAATASALVDEEQLRRMVLNLAGNAIEAMNGSGELEISAAAAHGRLQLSIKDSGPGVAPELREKIFEPFFTTRPQGSGLGLALVRRFAELNGGHIELVPSKKGAHFRLTLPQEPPAAGGKSSDV; from the coding sequence ATGTTCCGTCCACGCATTCGCACACAACTCATTCTCTTTCTCATTCTACAGGTGGGCACGCTGCTGGCGCTGGCGGGTTTTTATCTGCACGGACGCATGCGCGCCCAGATCGAAAGCGAGCTGGCTGACAAACTGGTGGCGCTGGCGGTCAGCGGCGCACAACTCGTTGCCTCTGCCAGCGGCGTGACCCCGGTCATCAGCCTGGTTCCCGGCGATGAAGCCTCACGCACCGTGCAGGCGCTGCGGCAGGCTTGCGCGCCCCTGCTGGCGGCGGGCAAACTCAACCGTTTGGTGATCTGCGATCGCGACTCCCGCCTGCTGTTTGACAGTCGCAGCGAGCTGGCCATTGGCAGCGAATATGTGCGGCTGCGTTTCGATCGGGAGGAAATGATGCGTGCCTGGCACGGCTGGCCATGTGCGGCGAAACTGTTCTTTGATGCGCAGCAACGGCCCTTCAAAGCGGCCTATGCACCGCTCACCGAGGGCGGGGAGGTGCGCGCACTGGTGGGCATCGAAGGCAGCGCCGCCAGTCTTGCTGCCGTCGCCGAGATGCAGCGGGTGTTGTGGAGCATAGCCGCGCTCGGCCTGCTGGCGGCCGCACTCAGCGGCATCATCTTTGCGCAACGCCTGACGTCGCCGCTGGAGCGCTTGCGCGCGGCAGCGCAAGCCATCGGCCACGGCGCACCCTCCGTGTCGTTCGAGGTGAAGGGCACCGAGGAGATTCGCTTTCTGGCGCAGACCATGCAGCAAATGCACACCGCGATCGTCAACCGCGAACAAAACCTGCACCTGATGCTGGCCGGCGTGGCGCATGAGATTCGTAATCCGCTCGGCGGCATCGAGTTGTTTGCCGGCATGCTGGAGAGCGACGCGCCGGCAGCGCTCAAGCCGCAGGTGCAGCGCATTCGCGCCGAAGTGCGGCGGCTGGAAAACACCGTGCGCGATTTTCTCGATTATGCCCGGCCGCGGCCGAGTGTCCGGCAGCAGGTGCGCGTGCGCCCGATCATCGAAGACGTGCACACCCACTTGCACAGTCTGCATCCGGCTGTGACCTGGCGGCTGCGCGTGGCCGCCACCGCCTCCGCGCTGGTGGATGAAGAGCAGTTACGCCGCATGGTGCTCAATCTCGCGGGCAATGCCATCGAGGCCATGAACGGCAGCGGTGAGCTTGAAATCAGTGCCGCAGCAGCACACGGCCGTCTCCAACTCTCAATCAAAGACAGCGGCCCCGGGGTGGCGCCTGAATTGCGGGAAAAAATCTTCGAACCTTTTTTCACCACGCGGCCACAGGGCAGCGGCCTGGGTCTGGCGTTGGTGCGCCGTTTTGCCGAATTGAACGGCGGCCACATTGAATTGGTACCGAGCAAGAAGGGCGCGCACTTCCGGTTGACCCTGCCGCAGGAACCGCCGGCTGCGGGCGGAAAATCGAGCGATGTTTGA
- a CDS encoding flavin reductase family protein, producing MIAEHEFRQVMGRFATGVTIVTTRAGGIIHGLTANAFCSVSLAPPLVLVCVNKAAQSHDLIRQGGCFAVSILAASQRAAARRFAREELPARERFADLRLRTAITGAPILEECLAWLDCRLVATHEGGDHTIFVGEVVALGQNADLPPLLYFRGSYHTL from the coding sequence ATGATTGCAGAGCACGAATTCCGCCAGGTGATGGGCAGATTTGCCACCGGCGTCACAATTGTGACCACGCGCGCCGGCGGGATCATTCACGGCCTGACGGCCAACGCTTTCTGCTCGGTGTCGCTGGCACCGCCGCTGGTTTTGGTGTGCGTGAACAAGGCGGCGCAAAGTCATGATCTGATCCGGCAGGGTGGCTGCTTTGCGGTGAGCATTCTCGCTGCGTCACAGCGTGCCGCGGCTCGACGCTTTGCACGCGAAGAACTGCCGGCGCGCGAGCGCTTTGCCGATCTCCGGTTGCGCACCGCCATCACCGGCGCGCCGATTTTGGAGGAATGTCTGGCCTGGCTGGACTGCCGGCTGGTGGCAACGCATGAAGGCGGTGATCACACGATTTTCGTCGGTGAAGTTGTCGCGCTGGGCCAGAATGCGGACCTGCCGCCGTTGCTTTACTTCCGCGGCAGTTATCATACGCTGTGA
- a CDS encoding bifunctional metallophosphatase/5'-nucleotidase — protein sequence MWKRLFRREWLPALLVALSACAGPANLARREAGAAITLLQINDLYELTPVSGGKEGGLARLATLRRQLQQHNPNTFMILAGDLLSPSALGTAVVEGERLAGRQMVAVLNAIGLDFCTFGNHEFDLKEEAFRKRLAESRFTWFSSNVFDRDGRPFPGVAENVRFTVVTAAQQHVRVGLFGVTMTKNKPDYVSFSDPLATARQQVARLRGQVDILIAVTHLPLEDDLALAQALPEIDLILGGHEHENVQVWRGPDFTPVFKADANVRSVYVHELHYDPAARQVRINSRLQPITDRIAEDPAARVEVQKWVAVAFAAFRQMGFAPEKLVVNSPVELDGREAVVRNHPGLLTDLIAASFLRAAPEAELALFNGGSIRIDDVLPAGPITEYDIIRLLPFGGNLALVEMTGELLARVLEQGRKNKGSGGYLHTANVSWDEGRGRWRIKGNELDPGHRYKVASSDFLISGNEQGLDYLQRSNPGLTVLNEKVAEIRRAFILHLQETYGTR from the coding sequence ATGTGGAAACGCCTTTTCCGGCGGGAATGGTTGCCGGCCCTGCTCGTCGCCCTGTCTGCCTGTGCCGGTCCGGCGAATCTGGCCAGACGCGAGGCCGGCGCCGCGATCACGCTGCTGCAAATCAATGATCTCTACGAACTCACGCCGGTGAGCGGCGGCAAGGAGGGCGGCCTAGCGCGGCTGGCCACGCTGCGGCGCCAATTACAACAGCACAATCCCAACACTTTCATGATTCTTGCCGGTGATCTGCTCAGCCCCTCGGCGCTCGGCACCGCCGTGGTGGAAGGCGAGCGGCTGGCCGGCCGGCAGATGGTGGCGGTGCTCAATGCCATCGGGCTGGACTTTTGCACTTTCGGCAACCATGAATTCGATCTGAAGGAGGAGGCGTTCCGCAAACGCCTGGCCGAGTCGCGCTTCACCTGGTTTTCCAGCAATGTGTTCGACCGTGACGGCCGGCCGTTTCCGGGTGTCGCTGAAAATGTGCGCTTCACCGTCGTCACTGCCGCGCAACAGCACGTGCGCGTGGGCCTGTTCGGCGTGACCATGACGAAGAACAAGCCCGATTATGTCAGCTTCAGCGATCCGCTGGCGACGGCGCGACAACAGGTGGCCAGGCTGCGCGGGCAGGTGGATATTCTGATTGCGGTCACGCATCTTCCGCTGGAAGATGACCTCGCCCTGGCGCAGGCGCTGCCGGAGATCGACTTGATCCTGGGCGGGCACGAACATGAGAACGTGCAAGTTTGGCGCGGCCCGGACTTCACCCCGGTTTTCAAGGCGGATGCCAACGTGCGCTCGGTTTACGTTCACGAGCTGCATTATGACCCAGCCGCCAGGCAGGTGCGGATCAATTCACGCCTGCAGCCCATCACCGACAGGATTGCAGAGGATCCGGCGGCGAGGGTCGAAGTGCAGAAATGGGTGGCGGTGGCTTTTGCCGCTTTTCGCCAGATGGGTTTTGCCCCGGAGAAACTTGTGGTCAATTCGCCGGTCGAGCTCGATGGCCGGGAGGCCGTGGTGCGCAACCACCCCGGTCTGCTGACCGATTTGATCGCCGCCTCTTTTCTGCGCGCCGCGCCCGAAGCGGAACTGGCGCTGTTCAACGGCGGTTCGATCCGCATCGACGATGTGCTGCCGGCCGGCCCGATCACCGAATATGACATCATTCGTCTTCTGCCCTTTGGCGGCAATCTCGCGCTGGTGGAAATGACCGGTGAGCTGCTCGCCAGGGTGTTGGAGCAGGGCCGCAAGAACAAAGGCAGTGGCGGCTATTTGCACACCGCCAACGTGAGTTGGGACGAAGGGCGGGGCCGCTGGCGCATCAAGGGCAACGAGCTGGACCCCGGCCACCGCTACAAGGTGGCGAGCAGTGATTTTCTGATCAGCGGAAATGAACAGGGCCTGGACTATTTGCAGCGCAGCAATCCCGGCCTCACCGTTTTGAATGAAAAGGTGGCGGAGATTCGCCGGGCATTTATTCTCCATCTACAGGAGACCTACGGCACGCGGTAG
- a CDS encoding exodeoxyribonuclease III, translating into MKLISWNVNGIRAVLKKNFVDFVQTAAPEVLCVQETKAGPEQVSLALPGYQQFWNTAEKKGYAGTAIFTKITPLAVHPGMGVAEHDREGRVLTAEFSDFFLVNVYTPNAKRDLSRLAYRMQWDADFLKFLTRLERRKPVIFCGDLNVAHSEIDLANPRANVGNHGFTPEERAGFDNFIKKGFLDTFREFNREGGHYTWWSQIGNARRRNVGWRIDYFCISAALRPRLQAAFILPEVTGSDHCPVGIIIT; encoded by the coding sequence ATGAAACTTATTTCCTGGAATGTCAACGGCATTCGTGCCGTGCTCAAAAAGAATTTTGTGGACTTCGTGCAGACTGCCGCGCCGGAGGTATTGTGCGTTCAGGAAACCAAAGCCGGGCCCGAGCAAGTGAGTCTTGCCCTGCCGGGCTATCAACAATTTTGGAACACCGCGGAAAAGAAGGGTTATGCCGGCACCGCCATCTTCACCAAAATCACGCCACTTGCGGTGCACCCCGGCATGGGGGTGGCGGAGCATGATCGCGAAGGCCGTGTGCTCACCGCGGAATTCAGCGATTTCTTTTTGGTCAATGTCTACACCCCCAATGCCAAGCGCGACCTCTCCCGCCTGGCGTACCGCATGCAATGGGACGCTGATTTTTTGAAGTTTCTCACGCGGCTGGAGCGCAGGAAGCCGGTGATCTTTTGCGGTGATTTAAACGTGGCGCATAGCGAGATTGATCTCGCCAATCCCAGGGCCAATGTCGGCAATCACGGCTTCACCCCGGAGGAACGCGCAGGATTCGATAATTTCATCAAAAAAGGATTCCTCGACACCTTTCGCGAGTTCAACCGGGAGGGGGGACATTACACTTGGTGGAGCCAGATCGGCAACGCCCGCCGTCGCAACGTGGGCTGGCGCATCGATTATTTTTGCATCTCGGCGGCCCTGCGGCCACGTTTGCAGGCGGCATTCATCCTCCCGGAGGTGACGGGATCAGATCATTGTCCGGTGGGCATCATCATTACTTGA
- a CDS encoding aminopeptidase: MTDTRIEKLADLLVNYSVGVRAGDRVVIQGGTPAEPLLLAVYARVLQVGGQPLLWPELPEANEVFYRHASETQLQHISPVEKLIRETFEVMIQIDAVPNTRALSHIDPARLARRAQARNGLNRTLMQRTARGELRWVYTLFPTHGYAQDADMSLREFEDFFYHACMPEPEDPIGYWQQMAAAQDEIIAWLKGKKSVRVKAPETDLRLSIAGRPFINCAGTFNLPDGEVFTAPVEDSVTGHVCFSYPAIYHDQEVSGVRLWFEAGRVVRATAERNEALLLAILDTDAGARRVGEFAIATNPGITRFTRQILFDEKIGGTFHLALGASYPESGGVNESAIHWDMICDLRHGGEIWVDDELIYRNGKFLLRGKSLAFINRNR, from the coding sequence ATGACCGATACCCGCATCGAGAAACTCGCCGATCTGCTGGTCAATTATTCCGTGGGCGTGCGTGCCGGTGACCGCGTTGTCATTCAGGGTGGCACGCCGGCCGAACCGTTGCTGCTGGCGGTGTACGCCAGGGTGTTGCAGGTCGGCGGCCAACCGCTGCTGTGGCCCGAGCTGCCGGAAGCCAATGAAGTGTTCTATCGTCATGCCAGCGAGACGCAACTGCAACACATCTCCCCCGTGGAGAAATTGATTCGCGAAACCTTCGAGGTGATGATTCAAATTGACGCCGTGCCCAACACACGCGCGCTCAGTCACATCGACCCGGCGCGACTGGCGCGCCGGGCACAGGCACGCAACGGGCTGAACCGCACGTTGATGCAGCGCACGGCGCGCGGCGAGTTGCGCTGGGTTTACACGCTCTTTCCCACCCACGGCTATGCGCAGGACGCCGACATGAGCCTGCGCGAGTTCGAGGACTTCTTCTATCACGCCTGCATGCCGGAGCCCGAGGATCCCATTGGTTACTGGCAACAAATGGCCGCCGCGCAGGATGAAATCATCGCCTGGCTGAAAGGCAAAAAAAGCGTGCGGGTGAAAGCGCCGGAGACCGATCTGCGCCTGAGCATTGCCGGCCGGCCGTTCATCAACTGCGCCGGCACCTTCAATCTGCCCGACGGCGAGGTGTTCACCGCACCGGTGGAAGACAGCGTGACGGGCCACGTCTGCTTCTCCTATCCCGCCATTTATCACGACCAGGAAGTTTCCGGCGTGCGGTTGTGGTTCGAGGCGGGCCGGGTGGTGCGTGCCACCGCCGAGAGGAATGAAGCGCTGCTGCTTGCCATTCTCGACACCGATGCGGGCGCACGGCGGGTGGGCGAGTTTGCCATAGCGACCAATCCCGGGATCACCCGTTTCACACGGCAGATTTTGTTCGATGAAAAGATCGGCGGGACTTTTCACCTGGCGCTGGGCGCCAGTTATCCAGAATCTGGTGGCGTCAATGAATCCGCAATTCACTGGGACATGATTTGCGATTTGCGCCACGGCGGGGAGATTTGGGTGGATGATGAGCTGATTTATCGCAACGGCAAGTTTCTCCTGAGGGGCAAGTCTCTCGCTTTCATCAACAGAAACCGATAG